The genomic interval GGCTTTCCGCCGACCCGGCCATCCCCGGCTAAGTCTTCGCTGCTGCTGAACGAAGGCTCCGGAACTTCCATTGGCGAACAGCGGAGCGGACAGACTTCGTCCGTAGTGGCGCATTGTCCTCGGCCTCATCGGAACCGATCCGTTGACTACCGTTTGCGATGTTTTCTGATCAGCTACCGGAGGAATCGGACAACTACAGGTCCTCCGGTAGACTCGCGCACTACAAACCGGTCGATGTCGAATGCTGGATGTTGAACACTTCCGCCTCACGAGGCAACTGCCGACCACACTGACGGAACACGCTTTGGCCACCATGGCGGGCCAACCGGTTCGACGGCGGCGTTTTTGCGATGATTTTTTCTTGACACTCGAGAACAGCGAACCGTAACAGGGCAAGCATAGGCGGCTTGCCGATGCGTTGATTATCACCATGGTCAGTTAGGTTATGTTTGCTAGTAGATGGAGAATTTCTAGAACGTTTTAGTGCCAAACTTTTTGAGACATAAGAAAAGATTTTCTTAGTCACATCTTTGACAGATTTTGttcaaatctgaaaaatattttactcGAATCTGGAACAGATTTATATGAAACTGAGACAGATCTATTTTAATCTGAGATAAATTCTGCTCGAATCAGGGCCGAATTTTGCTGAGATTCTGCtctaaaatgataaaaattctGCTCGAATCAAAAACATTCTGCTCGAATTTGGGAaagattcgtctcgaatctgatACAGATTCTATTCGAATCCGAGatagattctactcgaatctgcGACAGATTCTAACCGAATCTGACACAGATTCCACTCGTATCTGAGACAGAATTtactcgaatctgagacagattttttttcgaatctgATACAGATTCTATTCGAATCAGATACATATTCTATTCAAATCTGAGACCGATTCTTTCGAATCTGAGAAAGATTagtctcgaatctgagacagattctactCTAATTTGTCTTTGTTTCCAATCTTATTCGAGcatattgtgaaaaaaatctaggtcaaaaatataacaaaatcttTCGAAAGGTTCTAACAGAACGTCTCACATGGGCTCAACAATGGTATTTGTAGATCATGGGTCGCCACAAGAGTCTCCACAACGATCACAAAAACCTCCACATATGTATCGATAGAGGTCTTTTCATGTGTCTCTAAAGAGATTTCCAAACACCTTTTCTCCGAGGTATTTGCAGCAATCTCCACAGAGTTCTCCACAGAGCACTCCACCGAAAATTTTGTAGGAATCGCACATAAGTAACTACACCGGCTTTCTCGCTCAGAAGTCTCTTCAGATGTCTAGTTggaaattttcataagaatttcaaaaaaaggatAAAGTCTCCTCGAAAATCTCCACAAAGGTCTAACATCTACTCTTCTTAAAGGTTTCTACTAATGTCTTTAAAGAGCCTTCTATAAATAGTGTTCACATATCTCTCTACAACATGTTCACAAATCTCCACAGAAATCTCCATAGAGCCTACACTTCATTCTCCACTATTTCAAGTCTTTTCCAAGAACTATACAAATGTGTTTAAGGAAGATTCTTAAAACGTACCCAAAGAAGTCACCACTGAAGTATTCTCAAAAGTTTCTTCGTAATATTCTAAATATTAAATCTAAGCTTTCTTCCGAAGTTctgaaaaaaacaacaaattttgcaaGGATGTGATATTCCGCAAGAATTACATGCATATTCTGCGTGAGTCTCGGACAGATTATGCTAGAAGCTCAAtcagattctgcaagaatccgaATTTCGATCATGAAATTATTCGAGCCACACTCTGAAAGAATCTGAATATGTTTCCGTAAGAATCTGACCGCAATTCTGTCCTGATCTGATCAAGGTTCTGCAAGAATTTTAACCAGATTCTACATGAATCTGGAATAGATTCATCATAAATTTCAACTGGACCCTGTAAAAAAGACCGTATTCTCAACAATCTGAACCAGATTCTGCTAGCATTAACAAATTTATACAAGTTGCTTAACAAAATTCTGCACGAATTTGAACcagtttctgcaagaatctgaactagattctgcaagattctaaacaagattttgcaagaatctaaacaagattctgcaagaatttgCCCCAGATTCGCAAGAATCTGAACCAGATTCT from Aedes aegypti strain LVP_AGWG unplaced genomic scaffold, AaegL5.0 Primary Assembly AGWG_AaegL5_hic_scaff_811_PBJ_arrow, whole genome shotgun sequence carries:
- the LOC110681400 gene encoding diacylglycerol kinase zeta-like, encoding MVIINASASRLCLPCYGSLFSSVKKKSSQKRRRRTGWPAMVAKACSVSVVGSCLVRRKCSTSSIRHRPVCSARVYRRTCSCPIPPVADQKTSQTVVNGSVPMRPRTMRHYGRSLSAPLFANGSSGAFVQQQRRLSRGWPGRRKAIRYRDRSLLPYKFRKPSADTHGRQIRCTPDWSENAVSGDHLWVPTSVSGDCCYVGDNDCS